One Azospirillum brasilense DNA window includes the following coding sequences:
- a CDS encoding sensor histidine kinase: protein MRTRDVPGDQRFLLATLPPGAGQTRLAIVTVAGLLAALAIAAPFARLTLDGTAVLLPAYATAVLLTELMTAVLLFALYATQRTPALLALAAGYLVTALLIVPWALTFPGVFAPTGLLGAGLQSTAIVAAGRRVGLPLFILAYALLKSVEAGPREAHRPALSAIAGGVALAAALAGGLTAFALGNDAVLPRLMVDTMRETPLWRVVPVTALALCAAALAVLWRQRRSVLDLWLMVVLAAWAIETCLLSFISGGRFSAGWWSGRLFGLAASSVVLLILLAEMTTLYGRLVRSVAAERRVRDARLASLEALSASIAHEVNQPLASMVTNAGAGLRWLDRPSPNLVEVRAALRRISDDGHRAARVIACIRDSFRKAPPQRSRLDINGVIRSALDRTEGERRLNRIAVRTDLQQSLPPVNGSPVQLEQVLLNLIANADDAMGAVADRPRVLSIRSRRRGLADVLVSVEDTGTGLQATQEERLFEPFFTTKEHGIGMGLTICQSIVEAHGGRLWVAANQPHGAVFRFTLPADDEPERPAAGAALERTR from the coding sequence ATGCGCACGAGGGATGTCCCCGGAGACCAGCGGTTTCTTCTGGCGACCCTGCCCCCGGGGGCGGGGCAGACCCGGCTGGCCATCGTCACGGTGGCGGGGCTTCTGGCCGCGCTGGCGATCGCGGCGCCTTTCGCCCGCCTGACGCTGGACGGAACGGCGGTCCTGCTGCCCGCCTACGCCACGGCCGTCCTGCTGACCGAGCTGATGACCGCCGTCCTGCTGTTCGCGCTCTACGCCACGCAGCGAACGCCGGCCCTGCTGGCGCTGGCCGCCGGCTATCTGGTCACGGCCTTGCTGATCGTTCCCTGGGCGCTGACCTTCCCCGGAGTCTTCGCGCCGACCGGGCTGCTCGGCGCCGGTCTGCAGAGCACGGCCATCGTGGCCGCCGGGCGCCGCGTCGGCCTGCCGCTGTTCATCCTGGCCTACGCGCTGCTGAAGTCCGTGGAGGCCGGCCCGCGCGAGGCGCACCGCCCGGCCCTGTCCGCCATCGCGGGCGGCGTGGCGCTGGCGGCGGCGCTGGCCGGGGGCCTGACTGCCTTCGCGTTGGGCAACGACGCCGTCCTTCCCCGTCTGATGGTCGACACCATGCGGGAAACGCCGCTGTGGCGGGTCGTGCCGGTGACGGCGCTGGCGCTCTGCGCCGCCGCACTGGCCGTCCTGTGGCGGCAGCGGCGCTCCGTCCTCGACCTCTGGCTGATGGTCGTCCTGGCCGCCTGGGCCATCGAGACCTGCCTGCTGAGCTTCATCAGCGGCGGGCGCTTCAGCGCCGGCTGGTGGTCGGGGCGGCTGTTCGGGCTGGCCGCCTCAAGCGTCGTCCTGCTGATCCTGCTGGCGGAAATGACGACGCTCTACGGGCGGCTGGTCCGCTCGGTGGCGGCGGAACGGCGGGTGCGCGACGCGCGTCTGGCCAGCCTGGAGGCGCTCTCCGCCTCCATCGCGCACGAGGTCAACCAGCCGCTGGCGAGCATGGTCACCAACGCGGGCGCCGGACTGCGCTGGCTGGACCGCCCGTCGCCCAATCTGGTGGAGGTGCGGGCGGCGCTGAGGCGGATCTCCGACGACGGCCACCGCGCCGCGCGGGTGATCGCCTGCATCCGCGATTCCTTCCGCAAGGCGCCGCCCCAGCGCAGCCGGCTGGACATCAACGGCGTGATCCGGAGCGCGCTGGACCGCACGGAGGGCGAGCGCCGCCTGAACCGGATCGCCGTGCGCACCGACCTTCAGCAGAGCCTTCCGCCGGTCAACGGCAGCCCGGTGCAGCTTGAGCAGGTGCTGCTGAACCTGATCGCCAACGCCGACGACGCGATGGGCGCCGTCGCCGACCGCCCGCGCGTGCTGAGCATCCGCTCGCGCCGCCGCGGCCTCGCGGACGTGCTGGTGTCGGTGGAGGACACCGGCACCGGGTTGCAGGCGACCCAGGAGGAGCGGCTGTTCGAACCCTTCTTCACCACCAAGGAGCATGGAATCGGCATGGGGCTGACCATCTGCCAGTCGATCGTGGAGGCCCATGGCGGCCGGCTGTGGGTGGCCGCCAACCAGCCCCACGGCGCCGTCTTCCGCTTCACCCTGCCCGCCGACGACGAGCCGGAGCGGCCAGCGGCGGGCGCCGCCCTGGAGCGGACGCGATGA
- a CDS encoding GGDEF domain-containing protein has protein sequence MLVAVVDELRRQSRSVIVRLMLFGLVLVFVGACARIWVLSSFLEDKINNLTSSQQQSTASYVAHDIDEKIKARLDLLRRAAGSLPLTALDDPTALRDWLKTHHEIAPLFSRGLMIVQPDGHGVFADYPERHRPPNFDVSDRDWFQAALASREPVIGRPARSAIDGEPMVVMAMAVTDAAGTPVAVLAGATALSSPGFLNLVQGNRIGRSGGFLLVSPRDRLFVSASDHGMILTATPPEGVNPLHDRAMAGYRGTGITVNATGVEELSAIAAVPTAGWFLVARLPTAEAFEGVRDLQTFIATNSLMIAAFAVTVLFFGMRRFFRPLTEAARRMHQMADGHVELSPLPVHRMDEVGELAQGFNYLLGKLREQEAALRASEARMAHMAHHDALTELPNRTMFHDRLQQAIDRAERGGTLFALLYIDLDGFKPINDTHGHSRGDEVLRVVARRLSGLLRKSDLIARIGGDEFAIILEVEVTPAGAETVADKCRTALKEPILIDGLRLPLALSIGVAVYPQDGRDAQQLIVHADQAMYAVKRGAARVPAL, from the coding sequence ATGCTCGTCGCGGTGGTTGATGAACTGCGCCGGCAGAGCCGCAGCGTCATCGTACGTCTTATGCTGTTTGGACTAGTTCTGGTCTTTGTCGGCGCCTGCGCGCGCATCTGGGTCCTGTCCTCCTTCTTGGAGGACAAGATCAACAACCTGACCTCGTCCCAACAGCAATCGACCGCCTCCTACGTTGCCCACGACATCGACGAGAAGATCAAGGCCCGGCTCGACCTCCTGCGCCGCGCCGCCGGAAGCCTGCCGTTGACGGCCCTCGACGATCCCACGGCCCTGCGCGACTGGCTGAAGACGCATCACGAGATCGCGCCACTGTTCTCGCGCGGTCTGATGATCGTCCAGCCGGACGGCCATGGAGTCTTCGCCGATTATCCGGAACGGCACCGCCCGCCCAATTTCGACGTTTCGGATCGCGACTGGTTCCAGGCGGCGCTGGCGTCACGCGAACCGGTGATAGGGCGGCCCGCCCGCTCCGCCATCGACGGAGAGCCGATGGTGGTCATGGCGATGGCGGTCACCGACGCCGCCGGAACACCGGTCGCGGTCCTGGCCGGCGCCACCGCCCTGTCGTCGCCCGGCTTTCTCAATCTGGTCCAGGGAAACCGCATCGGGCGCAGCGGCGGCTTCCTGCTGGTTTCCCCCCGCGACAGGCTGTTCGTGTCGGCCAGCGACCACGGGATGATCCTGACCGCGACCCCGCCGGAGGGGGTGAATCCGCTGCACGACCGGGCCATGGCCGGTTACCGCGGCACCGGCATCACCGTCAACGCGACGGGGGTGGAAGAGCTGTCGGCCATCGCGGCGGTGCCGACGGCGGGTTGGTTCCTGGTCGCCCGCCTGCCCACGGCGGAGGCGTTCGAAGGGGTGCGCGACCTGCAGACCTTCATCGCCACCAACAGCCTGATGATCGCCGCCTTCGCCGTGACCGTGCTGTTCTTCGGCATGCGCCGCTTCTTCCGCCCGCTGACCGAGGCTGCGCGGCGGATGCACCAGATGGCCGACGGGCATGTCGAGCTGTCGCCCCTGCCGGTCCACCGCATGGACGAGGTCGGGGAACTGGCGCAGGGCTTCAACTATCTGCTGGGCAAGCTGCGGGAGCAGGAGGCCGCCCTGCGGGCGAGCGAGGCGCGCATGGCCCACATGGCCCACCACGACGCGCTGACCGAACTGCCGAACCGCACCATGTTCCACGACCGGCTGCAACAGGCCATCGACCGGGCGGAGCGCGGCGGCACCCTGTTCGCCCTGCTCTACATCGACCTCGATGGCTTCAAGCCGATCAACGACACCCACGGCCACAGCCGGGGCGACGAGGTGCTGCGGGTGGTGGCGCGCCGCCTGTCCGGCCTGCTGCGCAAGTCCGACCTGATCGCCCGCATCGGCGGCGACGAATTCGCCATCATCCTGGAGGTGGAGGTGACCCCCGCCGGGGCGGAAACCGTCGCCGACAAGTGCCGGACGGCGCTGAAGGAGCCCATCCTGATCGACGGGCTGCGGCTGCCGCTCGCCCTGTCGATCGGCGTCGCCGTCTACCCGCAGGACGGGCGGGATGCCCAGCAACTCATCGTCCACGCCGATCAGGCGATGTACGCGGTCAAGAGGGGCGCCGCCCGCGTCCCGGCCCTGTAG
- a CDS encoding alpha/beta fold hydrolase encodes MSTISTKDGTRIFYKDWGSGQPVVFSHGWPLSADAWDGQMLFFGQQGYRVIAHDRRSHGRSDQTWTGNHMDQYADDLAELLDALDVRDAVMIGHSTGGGEVARYIGRHGTGRVAKAVLVGAVPPIMLKTAANPGGLPMKVFDGIRKGTYDDRSQFFLDLTMPFYGFNRDGAKVSEGLRQSFWLQGMMAGIKGAYDCIQQFSETDFTEDLRKMAVPTLLIHGDDDQIVPIDAAARRAVEIAPQATLTVYEGAPHGLTATHQDRFNADVLAFIKGS; translated from the coding sequence TTGAGCACGATCTCGACCAAGGACGGCACCCGCATCTTCTACAAGGACTGGGGCAGCGGGCAGCCGGTGGTCTTCTCGCACGGATGGCCGCTCAGCGCCGACGCCTGGGACGGGCAGATGCTGTTCTTCGGCCAGCAGGGCTACCGGGTCATCGCCCACGACCGGCGCAGCCACGGCCGGTCCGACCAGACCTGGACCGGCAACCACATGGACCAGTACGCCGACGATCTGGCCGAACTGCTCGACGCGCTGGACGTGCGCGACGCGGTGATGATCGGCCATTCGACCGGCGGCGGCGAGGTCGCCCGTTACATCGGACGCCACGGCACCGGACGGGTCGCCAAGGCCGTGCTGGTCGGGGCGGTGCCGCCGATCATGCTGAAAACCGCCGCCAACCCCGGCGGCCTGCCGATGAAGGTCTTCGACGGCATCCGCAAGGGCACCTACGACGACCGGTCGCAGTTCTTCCTCGATCTGACCATGCCCTTCTACGGCTTCAACCGCGACGGGGCGAAGGTGTCGGAGGGGCTGCGGCAATCCTTCTGGCTGCAGGGCATGATGGCCGGGATCAAGGGCGCTTACGACTGCATCCAGCAATTCTCGGAAACCGACTTCACCGAGGATCTGAGGAAGATGGCGGTGCCGACGCTGTTGATCCATGGCGACGACGACCAGATCGTGCCCATCGACGCGGCGGCCCGCCGCGCCGTGGAGATCGCGCCGCAGGCGACGCTGACGGTCTACGAAGGGGCGCCGCACGGCTTGACGGCCACCCATCAGGACCGCTTCAACGCCGACGTGCTGGCTTTCATCAAAGGATCGTAA
- the feoB gene encoding ferrous iron transporter B translates to MSVLDSALPPRIALVGNPNCGKTALFNALTGSRQKVANYPGVTVERKIGHFVSPLGRRVQVIDLPGTYSLRARSPDEEVTRDVVLGRFSHEDSPDLLVCVADATNLRLNLRLVVELKRLGRPIILALNMMDAAEKRGCRIDAAALSAALGVPVVPTVAIRRGGVQPLLEQIDGAMAMAADAAENPAPCGWSEPSSRDLRAYHQEVERLLAGCVADAGLPPLATRRVDAVLLHPVFGLAFLFLVLFLMFQAVFAWAEAPMNLIDGAVSGLKDWVAATLPDGALRSLLTDGIIAGVGSVVIFLPQILVLFFFILVLEATGYLARAAFLLDRLMGGVGLHGRAFIPLLSSFACAVPGVMAARTIENRADRLATIMIAPLMTCSARLPVYTLLIAAFVPDRPLLGGLVGLPGLVMFALYAAGILSALAVAFVLKGTVFKGAREPLLMELPAYRLPNPRDIALGLFERAKVFLARAGTTIFALMIVMWFLASFPGAPEGATEPAIQYSIAGMIGHALEPLLAPIGFTWQIAVALVPGIAAREVAVGVLGTIYALSESGDALQSSLAGALAASWSLPTALSLLAWYVFAPQCVATLSVVKRETNGWFWPAVMFAYMITLAYGASFITYRLASALL, encoded by the coding sequence ATGTCGGTCCTGGACTCCGCCCTGCCGCCGCGCATCGCGCTGGTCGGCAACCCGAACTGTGGCAAGACCGCCCTGTTCAACGCGCTCACCGGTTCCCGCCAGAAGGTGGCGAACTATCCCGGCGTCACGGTGGAACGGAAGATCGGGCATTTCGTCAGCCCGCTCGGCCGCCGCGTGCAGGTGATCGACCTGCCGGGTACCTACAGCCTGCGCGCCCGCTCCCCCGACGAGGAGGTGACCCGCGACGTCGTGCTCGGCCGCTTCTCGCACGAGGACAGCCCCGACCTGCTGGTCTGCGTCGCCGACGCCACCAACCTGCGCCTGAACCTGCGGCTGGTGGTGGAGCTGAAACGGCTGGGCCGCCCGATCATCCTGGCGCTGAACATGATGGACGCGGCGGAGAAGCGCGGTTGCCGCATCGACGCGGCGGCGCTGTCCGCAGCGCTCGGCGTGCCGGTGGTGCCGACCGTCGCCATCCGCCGCGGCGGCGTCCAGCCGCTGCTGGAGCAGATCGACGGCGCCATGGCCATGGCGGCCGATGCGGCGGAGAACCCTGCCCCCTGCGGCTGGAGCGAGCCCTCCTCGCGCGACCTGCGGGCCTATCATCAGGAGGTCGAAAGGCTGCTGGCCGGCTGCGTGGCCGACGCCGGCCTGCCGCCGCTGGCAACCCGGCGGGTGGACGCCGTGCTGCTGCACCCGGTGTTCGGGCTGGCCTTCCTGTTCCTCGTGCTGTTCCTGATGTTCCAGGCGGTGTTCGCCTGGGCCGAGGCGCCGATGAACCTGATCGACGGCGCGGTCAGCGGGCTGAAGGACTGGGTGGCCGCCACCCTGCCGGACGGCGCGCTGCGCAGCCTGCTGACCGACGGGATCATCGCCGGGGTGGGCAGCGTGGTCATCTTCCTGCCGCAGATCCTCGTGCTGTTCTTCTTCATCCTGGTGCTGGAGGCGACCGGCTATCTCGCCCGCGCCGCCTTCCTGCTGGACCGGTTGATGGGCGGGGTGGGGCTGCACGGGCGCGCCTTCATTCCGCTGCTGTCCAGCTTCGCCTGCGCGGTGCCCGGCGTCATGGCGGCGCGCACCATCGAGAACCGCGCCGACCGGCTGGCGACCATCATGATCGCCCCGCTGATGACCTGCTCGGCCCGGCTGCCGGTCTACACGCTGCTGATCGCGGCCTTCGTGCCGGACCGTCCGCTGTTGGGCGGGCTGGTCGGGCTGCCGGGGCTGGTGATGTTCGCGCTCTACGCCGCCGGCATCCTGTCGGCGCTGGCCGTCGCCTTCGTTCTGAAGGGAACGGTGTTCAAGGGGGCCCGCGAGCCGCTGCTGATGGAGCTTCCAGCCTACCGCCTGCCCAACCCGCGCGACATCGCGCTGGGGCTGTTCGAGCGGGCCAAGGTCTTCCTGGCGCGGGCCGGCACGACGATCTTCGCGCTGATGATCGTCATGTGGTTCCTGGCGAGCTTCCCCGGCGCGCCGGAGGGGGCGACCGAGCCGGCCATCCAGTATTCCATCGCCGGCATGATCGGCCACGCGCTGGAACCGCTGCTGGCGCCCATCGGCTTCACCTGGCAGATCGCCGTGGCGCTGGTGCCGGGCATCGCGGCGCGCGAGGTGGCGGTCGGCGTGCTGGGCACGATCTACGCGCTGAGCGAGAGCGGCGACGCGCTGCAATCCTCGCTGGCCGGGGCGCTGGCCGCCTCCTGGAGCCTGCCGACCGCCCTGTCGCTGCTCGCCTGGTACGTCTTCGCCCCGCAATGCGTCGCCACCCTGTCGGTGGTGAAGCGGGAGACCAACGGCTGGTTCTGGCCGGCGGTGATGTTCGCCTACATGATCACGCTGGCCTACGGGGCGAGCTTCATCACCTACCGCCTCGCGTCTGCGCTGCTGTGA
- a CDS encoding response regulator transcription factor: MTDRTVSDRSPATMETPFVAIIDDDPSIRDSLVSLLRSVGLTALPFASAQDFLQYRWPDAPGCLVLDVRLPGQSGLEFQRELTGAGIHLPVVFITGHGDIPMSVTAMKAGAVEFLAKPFRDQDLIDAVHTGIERDRDRRRAVDALSDLQERFRSLTPREREVMQLVAAGQLNKQIAAELQLSEITVKVHRASVMRKMQARSLPDLVRIADKVTPNGES; this comes from the coding sequence ATGACCGACCGCACTGTTTCCGACCGGTCCCCCGCAACCATGGAAACGCCCTTCGTCGCCATCATCGACGACGATCCGTCAATCCGGGACTCGCTGGTCAGCCTGCTGCGCTCGGTCGGGCTGACCGCCCTGCCCTTCGCCTCGGCGCAGGACTTCCTGCAGTACCGCTGGCCCGACGCACCGGGCTGCCTGGTGCTGGACGTGCGGCTGCCCGGCCAGAGCGGGCTGGAGTTCCAGCGCGAGCTGACCGGGGCGGGCATCCATCTGCCGGTCGTCTTCATCACCGGCCATGGCGACATTCCCATGTCGGTGACGGCGATGAAGGCCGGCGCCGTCGAGTTCCTGGCCAAGCCCTTCCGCGACCAGGATCTGATCGACGCCGTCCACACCGGCATCGAGCGCGACCGCGACCGTCGACGCGCCGTCGACGCCCTGTCCGATCTTCAGGAACGATTCCGCAGCCTGACCCCGCGCGAGCGGGAGGTGATGCAGCTCGTCGCCGCCGGGCAGCTCAACAAGCAAATCGCCGCCGAGCTGCAGCTCAGCGAGATCACCGTGAAGGTCCACCGCGCCAGCGTGATGCGCAAGATGCAGGCGCGGTCCTTGCCCGATCTGGTGCGCATCGCCGACAAGGTGACCCCCAACGGCGAGTCCTGA